The following proteins are co-located in the Halocatena salina genome:
- a CDS encoding CBS domain-containing protein, translating to MRGIRVGSVFTVPIRLNWTFLIVLPLFAAFIAWDIAQLVELLNQVFTTTINAPQLTTGWMPWALGFASAVGLFVGVLLHELGHSLVAMRYGYEIESITLWLLGGVANFVEFPEDWRHELLIAVAGPIVSIGIGVGSYAVFVLLPASLEPIRFVFGYLAVLNVVLAVFNLLPGFPMDGGRILRALLARNQPHAQATQQAAEVGKFFAFLLGIVGVFTNWFLILLAFFIYIAASGEAQQTSIKASFEGITVRDVMTPKENLKTVSADTSIAELMDRMFEDGHIGYPVVQNDELVGVITLDDAADIRAVEQDAYRVREVMSSPVETIEPGADAMEAFQRIQEHDVGRLPVVDTDEQLVGIISRTDLLRAFNVIQTGGRPPTTRRTDSGGEFT from the coding sequence ATGCGAGGGATCCGAGTTGGATCGGTGTTCACCGTCCCGATCAGACTCAACTGGACCTTTTTGATTGTACTCCCCCTGTTCGCAGCGTTTATCGCGTGGGACATTGCTCAGCTGGTGGAACTGCTCAATCAGGTGTTTACCACGACGATCAATGCCCCGCAGTTGACTACTGGGTGGATGCCGTGGGCGTTGGGGTTTGCGTCGGCAGTGGGGCTATTCGTCGGTGTGTTATTACACGAGTTGGGACACTCTCTGGTCGCGATGCGGTATGGGTACGAGATTGAGTCAATCACGCTCTGGTTACTGGGCGGAGTAGCCAACTTCGTAGAGTTTCCCGAAGACTGGCGTCACGAGTTGTTGATCGCAGTGGCAGGACCGATCGTAAGTATCGGTATCGGCGTCGGATCGTATGCAGTGTTCGTCCTCCTTCCTGCTTCGTTAGAACCGATCCGGTTCGTCTTCGGCTATCTCGCGGTATTGAACGTGGTGTTAGCTGTTTTCAATCTTCTTCCCGGCTTCCCGATGGATGGAGGACGGATTCTCAGGGCACTCCTCGCTCGGAACCAGCCGCATGCACAAGCAACACAGCAAGCCGCCGAGGTCGGGAAGTTCTTCGCGTTCCTGTTAGGGATCGTTGGAGTGTTCACCAACTGGTTCCTCATTCTACTGGCGTTTTTCATCTACATCGCCGCCTCCGGAGAAGCACAGCAAACTTCAATCAAAGCCTCCTTCGAAGGCATCACCGTTCGTGACGTGATGACCCCCAAAGAGAATCTCAAAACGGTCTCTGCAGATACGAGTATCGCTGAACTCATGGATCGGATGTTCGAAGACGGGCACATCGGCTATCCTGTCGTCCAAAACGATGAACTCGTCGGTGTGATCACGTTAGATGATGCGGCAGACATTCGGGCCGTAGAGCAGGACGCCTACCGCGTGCGGGAAGTGATGTCATCGCCCGTCGAAACGATCGAACCCGGTGCTGACGCAATGGAAGCGTTCCAACGGATCCAAGAGCACGATGTCGGACGGCTTCCAGTGGTCGATACCGATGAACAACTCGTCGGTATCATCTCTCGAACGGATCTCCTCCGAGCGTTCAACGTTATTCAAACCGGTGGCCGTCCTCCGACGACCCGTCGGACGGATTCCGGAGGCGAGTTCACCTGA